The Mycoplasma nasistruthionis genome contains a region encoding:
- a CDS encoding ABC transporter permease, translating to MIFKIKKFNFDHKFYMVLPYLLISLLLIVLPVIFIIVSAFSVSDDFDSLALIKSDNTWRIMGRSLWIGLVSAFICLVIGLPYAYFVSKIQSKVFKIYALSLILSPMAIFTIARIYSVKALFLAIFAAANIEAKTLNTEAFIILGLTYLNLPLMIMSLYPVFKDMPKNITEASNDLGYNNIQTIFKVVIPYGTKAILSGLAMIFLASATTFIISSKLLPDGSQKQLIGDIINSKINPGNKFDLSSGSALVLVVSFLFIGIYALMLIVPRVIFKLKKGAHYE from the coding sequence ATGATTTTCAAAATTAAAAAGTTCAACTTTGATCACAAATTCTACATGGTATTGCCATACTTATTAATTTCATTATTATTAATCGTTCTACCAGTGATTTTTATCATTGTTAGTGCATTTTCAGTATCAGACGATTTTGATTCATTAGCTTTAATTAAATCTGATAATACTTGAAGAATTATGGGACGTAGTTTATGAATAGGGCTGGTGTCAGCATTTATTTGCTTAGTCATTGGTTTACCATATGCTTATTTCGTTTCAAAAATTCAATCCAAAGTATTTAAAATTTACGCTTTAAGCTTAATTTTATCTCCAATGGCAATTTTTACAATTGCACGTATTTATTCAGTTAAAGCCTTATTTTTAGCCATTTTTGCAGCTGCAAATATTGAAGCTAAAACCTTAAACACTGAAGCTTTTATCATTTTAGGACTAACTTATTTAAACTTACCTTTAATGATTATGTCTTTATATCCAGTGTTTAAAGATATGCCTAAAAATATCACAGAAGCAAGTAACGACTTAGGATATAACAATATTCAAACTATATTCAAAGTAGTTATTCCGTATGGAACTAAAGCTATTTTAAGCGGACTAGCTATGATTTTCTTAGCAAGTGCCACAACTTTCATTATTTCATCAAAACTACTACCAGACGGTTCACAAAAACAACTAATCGGTGATATTATTAACTCAAAAATCAACCCAGGAAACAAGTTTGATTTAAGTAGTGGATCAGCCTTAGTTTTAGTTGTTTCATTCTTATTCATAGGAATTTATGCTTTAATGCTAATTGTGCCAAGAGTTATATTTAAACTTAAAAAAGGAGCACACTATGAGTAA
- the pgsA gene encoding CDP-diacylglycerol--glycerol-3-phosphate 3-phosphatidyltransferase encodes MSNKTSSQRTYTPIANYLTIFRMVIIIPVLLLALINTYLVYKTDYPPFDKSIFILIHTLILLFFVAGMVTDYFDGHLARKRNEVSSFGKIFDPIADKLITNITLLYLVAINFLPIWAFGLLLFRDVLVGGLRTYLASQKVDVSADIFGKLKTLVLSIGIIITLILMFLPAYISNLNTEWFKLYVSPVVIYVGIGLGLISGFIYFWKARKYLSPKITK; translated from the coding sequence ATGAGCAACAAAACTAGTTCACAAAGAACCTACACACCAATTGCAAATTATTTAACCATTTTTAGAATGGTTATAATAATTCCGGTTTTACTTTTAGCTTTAATAAATACTTATCTTGTATATAAAACAGATTATCCACCTTTTGATAAGTCAATTTTTATTTTAATTCATACACTTATTCTTTTGTTTTTTGTAGCAGGAATGGTAACAGATTACTTTGACGGACATTTAGCTAGAAAAAGAAATGAAGTCAGTTCATTTGGTAAAATTTTTGATCCAATTGCAGATAAGTTAATTACTAATATAACATTACTATATTTAGTTGCTATAAACTTTTTACCAATATGAGCTTTTGGATTACTATTATTTCGTGATGTTTTAGTAGGTGGTTTAAGAACTTACTTAGCTTCACAAAAAGTAGATGTTAGCGCTGATATATTTGGTAAACTAAAAACTTTAGTTTTATCAATCGGAATTATAATAACTCTGATTTTAATGTTTTTACCAGCTTATATTTCTAACTTAAACACAGAATGATTTAAGTTATATGTAAGCCCTGTTGTAATATACGTCGGAATAGGGTTGGGACTAATTTCTGGTTTTATCTACTTTTGAAAAGCTAGAAAATACTTATCACCAAAAATTACAAAATAG
- a CDS encoding ABC transporter permease has translation MSKMSQILRKSYIYIILGLVYIPLFFGAIFTFNSPTPKGQFNVTWTEGTTANWSGLLDEGRFTALLNTILLAIIVSFLVATISLITVYSLYRQKSKLIRTAVSGTSNIPLINPDNITAIGLVLVFGAFFGVIQVQDEGFIRVVVAHTIMALPYGISMMLPRSEKFNNNLFEASQDLGYSKLQSWFKTYFIYMIPSIIMSVVVSSVLSFDDFIITRTVSNAPTLGTKLYEGAFEPWGLVLGTIVLLVTIVANIIYTIVKKHKKGN, from the coding sequence ATGAGTAAAATGTCTCAAATATTACGTAAAAGTTACATTTATATCATTTTAGGATTAGTTTATATTCCTTTATTCTTTGGTGCAATTTTCACATTTAACTCACCTACACCTAAAGGACAATTCAATGTTACTTGAACTGAAGGAACAACCGCCAACTGAAGCGGCCTACTTGACGAAGGTCGTTTTACAGCCCTATTAAACACAATTTTATTAGCTATTATTGTTAGTTTTTTAGTGGCTACTATTAGTTTAATTACTGTTTATTCTTTATATCGTCAAAAGAGTAAATTAATTAGAACTGCAGTTTCTGGAACTTCAAATATTCCTTTAATTAATCCAGACAACATTACAGCAATCGGTTTAGTACTTGTTTTTGGTGCTTTTTTTGGAGTAATTCAAGTTCAAGACGAAGGATTTATTCGTGTTGTGGTAGCTCATACCATTATGGCTTTACCATATGGTATTTCAATGATGCTACCAAGAAGTGAAAAGTTCAATAATAACTTATTTGAAGCTTCACAAGACTTAGGTTATTCAAAATTACAATCATGATTTAAAACTTATTTTATCTACATGATTCCATCAATTATTATGTCAGTAGTGGTTTCATCAGTTTTATCATTTGATGATTTCATTATTACACGTACAGTTTCTAATGCTCCTACATTGGGAACAAAATTATATGAAGGTGCATTTGAGCCTTGAGGACTTGTTTTAGGGACAATCGTTTTATTAGTAACAATCGTTGCAAATATTATTTATACAATTGTGAAAAAACATAAAAAAGGGAATTAG
- the mgtE gene encoding magnesium transporter translates to MEFNEVLRQELIDELKKAIQSKSITRIRELEEDHPPADFAEVIEDLTEVEQLYVLRVLKTEDAAEVFSYLEDDVKLKIAKLFSQDWIMDILQELQSDELAEVLEELPVNIMRHILSKTPSEKREKINSIFSYNEDQIGSIMTVDISILKSKWTTKQAINKIRTDYKNNIELGHNFYVTDENGILLGDVTLEELIFANDENAKLEDIYNVVASVYPVDPKEQAANVFADHDRSTLPVVSYEKRLIGMITADDVIDVIQEQATEDMYKLAGISTSAAEESYLKTTIMSLVKSRVLWLIILMLSATLSQYIIQKFSDISEEFIAGLGVTVSTAIIVGLIPIISGSAGNAGSQSSTTITRASALGEITYKDMWKVVRREISIGAIIGAIMFVINVLRLYVYFAIPGFRDTLVDTGTGEHIVKTAEWGPISFIIIASSLSLFVVVIFAKFLGTMIPLVAIRFKKDPAVMSAPILATLSDALSTLIFFGLNILVLYLAYLAGVFAN, encoded by the coding sequence ATGGAATTTAATGAAGTTTTAAGACAAGAACTAATTGATGAATTAAAAAAAGCCATTCAATCTAAAAGCATTACTCGGATTCGTGAATTAGAAGAAGATCATCCGCCTGCAGATTTTGCTGAAGTTATTGAAGATTTAACTGAAGTTGAACAACTTTATGTTTTAAGAGTGCTTAAAACTGAAGATGCAGCCGAAGTTTTTTCTTATCTAGAAGATGACGTTAAATTAAAAATAGCAAAATTATTCAGTCAAGACTGAATTATGGACATTTTGCAAGAATTACAATCAGATGAACTAGCTGAAGTTTTAGAAGAACTACCAGTTAATATCATGCGTCATATTCTTTCAAAAACACCGAGTGAAAAAAGAGAAAAAATCAACAGTATTTTTTCTTACAACGAAGATCAAATCGGAAGCATCATGACTGTTGATATTTCGATTTTAAAATCTAAATGAACAACTAAACAAGCAATTAATAAAATTCGTACAGACTATAAAAATAACATCGAATTAGGACATAATTTCTATGTTACTGATGAAAACGGTATCTTACTAGGTGATGTGACCTTGGAAGAGTTAATTTTTGCCAATGATGAAAACGCAAAACTAGAAGACATCTACAATGTTGTTGCTTCGGTTTATCCAGTTGATCCTAAAGAGCAAGCAGCTAATGTTTTTGCCGACCATGACAGATCAACATTGCCTGTTGTTTCTTATGAAAAAAGACTAATCGGAATGATTACAGCCGATGATGTTATTGACGTTATTCAAGAACAAGCGACAGAAGATATGTATAAACTAGCCGGTATTTCAACTTCAGCAGCTGAAGAAAGCTATTTAAAAACTACAATTATGTCGCTAGTTAAGTCACGTGTTTTATGGCTTATTATTTTAATGCTTTCAGCAACTTTATCACAATACATTATCCAAAAATTCAGTGATATTAGTGAAGAGTTTATTGCTGGATTAGGAGTAACAGTTTCAACTGCTATTATAGTCGGGCTAATTCCAATAATTAGTGGTTCAGCCGGTAATGCTGGTTCTCAATCATCTACAACGATCACCCGGGCTTCGGCATTGGGTGAAATCACTTATAAAGATATGTGAAAAGTTGTTAGAAGAGAAATATCAATTGGTGCAATTATTGGTGCAATAATGTTTGTCATTAATGTTCTTCGTTTATATGTTTATTTTGCTATTCCTGGTTTTAGAGATACGCTAGTAGATACAGGAACTGGTGAACATATTGTTAAAACAGCAGAATGAGGACCAATTTCTTTTATTATTATTGCTAGTTCATTATCATTATTTGTGGTGGTTATATTTGCTAAATTCTTAGGTACAATGATACCATTAGTGGCAATTAGATTCAAAAAAGATCCTGCTGTTATGTCAGCACCAATTTTAGCGACATTATCAGATGCGCTTTCAACTTTAATATTCTTTGGTTTAAATATTTTAGTATTATATTTAGCTTATCTTGCAGGAGTTTTTGCTAATTAA
- a CDS encoding MHJ_0274 family protein has protein sequence MDSTSIIMWIIFGVIILGFTAWILYQWLKDKRNQKKAKQVAFQLSQEAAVHVYDLTIMINELVELNKVTLSEFVPSIGQYKMSEINNAARVCLNEMLKSGDYREYLHENKKYAEFVSNLRALKDCNANIWDTKASQVLTFFKNHLEASKKDLEQYAATTVDNLFKDPESLKNIIKEKYEKALNEQQN, from the coding sequence ATGGATAGTACATCAATTATTATGTGAATTATCTTTGGTGTTATTATTTTAGGTTTTACAGCTTGAATTTTATACCAATGATTAAAAGATAAACGTAATCAGAAAAAAGCAAAACAAGTAGCTTTTCAATTATCACAAGAAGCAGCAGTACATGTTTATGACTTAACTATTATGATCAATGAACTAGTTGAGTTAAATAAAGTGACATTATCAGAGTTTGTTCCAAGTATTGGACAATACAAAATGTCTGAAATTAATAATGCAGCTAGAGTTTGTTTAAATGAAATGCTAAAGTCTGGTGATTATCGCGAATATTTACATGAAAATAAAAAATATGCTGAATTTGTTTCAAATCTAAGAGCCTTAAAAGATTGTAATGCTAATATCTGAGACACTAAAGCTTCTCAAGTATTAACATTCTTTAAAAATCATTTAGAAGCATCAAAAAAAGATTTAGAACAATACGCAGCAACAACGGTTGATAATTTATTTAAAGACCCTGAAAGTTTAAAAAATATTATTAAAGAAAAATATGAAAAGGCTTTAAATGAGCAACAAAACTAG
- the metK gene encoding methionine adenosyltransferase, producing the protein MRKLFTSESVGRGHPDKLCDQISDAILDAYLQLDPQAKVAIETMASGHKVLIAGEVKSDAKVYVLEIATQILKELNYFSPETSLEVDIRAQSPDINMGVEKQDEIGAGDQGLMFGFATNETKQFMPLAITLAHELVKEAESQRVSSQFKYAKADMKAQVTLDYTDPNKTVVDTILMSVQHSSKYNEVEFKQYIKDNIIKTVLDKYDLELPEKILINPTGQFVIGGPIGDTGLTGRKIIVDTYGGYARHGGGAFSGKDATKVDRSAAYAARWISKNVVAAKLADKIEIQIAYAIGVAKPVSIMIDTFNTAKVSEDLISQAIANVFDLTPKGIIESLDLLRPIYSKTAYFGHFGRDDLDLPWERLNKVDELLQEVEKLSKSN; encoded by the coding sequence ATGAGAAAGTTATTTACAAGTGAATCCGTGGGTAGAGGACACCCTGATAAATTATGTGATCAAATTTCAGATGCTATTTTAGATGCATATTTACAACTTGATCCACAAGCTAAAGTGGCTATTGAAACAATGGCAAGTGGACACAAAGTTTTAATAGCTGGTGAAGTAAAATCTGATGCTAAAGTTTATGTTTTAGAAATTGCTACACAAATTTTAAAAGAATTAAACTACTTCTCTCCAGAAACAAGTTTAGAAGTAGATATTCGTGCACAAAGTCCTGATATTAACATGGGTGTAGAAAAACAGGATGAAATCGGAGCCGGAGATCAGGGGTTAATGTTTGGTTTTGCAACTAATGAAACTAAACAATTTATGCCACTAGCAATCACACTAGCTCATGAACTAGTTAAAGAAGCTGAATCACAAAGGGTATCAAGCCAATTCAAATATGCTAAAGCTGATATGAAAGCCCAAGTTACATTGGATTACACAGACCCTAATAAAACAGTAGTGGATACAATTTTAATGAGTGTTCAACATTCAAGTAAATATAATGAAGTTGAATTCAAACAATACATTAAAGATAATATTATTAAAACTGTTTTAGATAAATATGATTTAGAATTACCTGAAAAGATCTTGATTAATCCAACAGGACAATTTGTTATAGGCGGTCCAATTGGTGATACAGGTCTAACTGGAAGAAAAATTATTGTTGATACTTATGGTGGATATGCAAGACACGGTGGTGGTGCTTTTAGTGGAAAAGACGCAACTAAAGTCGATCGTTCAGCTGCATATGCTGCTAGATGAATTTCTAAAAACGTTGTTGCTGCTAAATTAGCAGATAAAATTGAAATTCAAATCGCTTATGCAATTGGAGTTGCTAAACCTGTGTCAATTATGATTGATACATTTAATACAGCTAAGGTAAGCGAAGATTTAATTAGTCAAGCGATTGCTAACGTTTTTGATTTAACCCCTAAAGGCATTATCGAATCATTAGATTTACTAAGACCAATTTATTCAAAAACAGCTTACTTCGGGCACTTTGGTAGAGATGATTTAGATTTACCTTGAGAAAGATTAAATAAAGTCGATGAGCTTTTACAGGAAGTAGAAAAACTATCAAAATCTAACTAA
- a CDS encoding Vmc-like lipoprotein signal peptide domain-containing protein → MKNFKKLFLFSGLSLTLAPVAAVAVSCKDTTETKENTTTNDTVVNNETQGQQGGQNNVAGATETGANEAEVALYKAPLMFANETKTFNGNQYVYNGAKLLEKAKAKMAEKASSIQSSGALLQKYSAGGTKNANPAAFGIKSGGNSQDNIILTFKEGVDPNNILSTLPAEKNNKNKLFEGSLDEATRTLTIKFKTTLTGDEVLEQSFVFDEVVAPTEGNTANQGGTSMENQNGTANQGGTSMENQNGTANQGETTNNQANADSTSSAQASETATADNATTGAADAQASEMTTSDSSTSTETSSSTGEMQADSSSSSEGSQEPAVAADSTPSPTEPTEPSTAS, encoded by the coding sequence ATGAAAAATTTTAAAAAATTATTCTTATTCTCAGGTCTTTCATTAACACTTGCACCAGTTGCCGCAGTTGCAGTGTCATGTAAAGATACGACAGAAACTAAAGAAAATACAACAACTAATGACACAGTTGTAAATAACGAAACACAAGGACAACAAGGTGGTCAAAATAATGTAGCAGGAGCTACTGAGACAGGAGCTAATGAAGCCGAAGTTGCATTATACAAAGCTCCATTAATGTTTGCTAATGAAACAAAAACATTTAACGGAAACCAATATGTATACAACGGTGCAAAATTATTAGAAAAAGCCAAAGCTAAAATGGCTGAAAAAGCTTCATCAATTCAATCATCAGGTGCTTTATTACAAAAATACTCAGCTGGTGGAACAAAAAATGCTAATCCAGCAGCTTTTGGAATTAAAAGTGGTGGAAATTCACAAGATAACATCATTTTAACCTTTAAAGAAGGGGTAGATCCAAACAACATTTTATCTACTTTACCTGCAGAAAAAAATAACAAAAACAAGTTATTTGAAGGTTCATTAGATGAAGCTACAAGAACTTTAACAATTAAATTTAAAACAACTCTTACAGGTGATGAAGTATTAGAACAATCATTTGTGTTTGATGAAGTTGTTGCTCCAACAGAAGGCAACACAGCTAACCAAGGTGGAACTTCAATGGAAAACCAAAATGGTACAGCTAACCAAGGTGGAACTTCAATGGAAAACCAAAATGGTACAGCTAACCAAGGTGAAACAACTAACAACCAAGCAAATGCTGATTCAACATCAAGCGCACAAGCATCAGAAACAGCAACAGCAGATAACGCAACAACTGGAGCAGCTGATGCTCAAGCTTCAGAAATGACAACAAGTGATTCATCAACATCAACTGAAACTTCTTCAAGCACAGGAGAGATGCAAGCAGATTCATCATCTTCATCAGAAGGTTCACAAGAACCAGCAGTTGCAGCTGATTCAACACCATCACCAACAGAACCAACTGAACCATCAACTGCTTCTTAA
- a CDS encoding ABC transporter ATP-binding protein: MAKLSELKAEQPVIELVDVVKEFQDKTVLHSINLKIKRGEFVTLLGPSGSGKTTILRLLGGFEWATRGEIKFDGYDIKDLEPHRRNVSTIFQDYALFPHLNVHGNIEYGLKLKRVPREEINSKYVEKLELMKQKWTAKAKAKMHALDLLQEKYETELESLKPGTFQYRRRQNWLDDSDFKYSYWENYVNQKVEAFRNAHFMRKMTKDEREAKINKIIELVGLKGNETKNISELSGGMKQRVALARSLVIEPEILLLDEPLSALDAKIRKRMQVLLRSIQQELGLTFVFVTHDQDEALELSDRIAVMRDGLIEQYDTPKHIYDYPVNIWVAKFIGDSNIFDATFAKSGRVKLFNKEFKTVHDPEEFGSETVLDALIRPEDIDITVNPTNVEDKLVGTIEDISYRGSYYYLTVKLLTGEIIYVETAKKFELDEKVYLSWTIDSIHLMKKDSKWDYSNNDFQN, from the coding sequence ATGGCTAAATTATCAGAATTAAAAGCCGAACAACCAGTTATTGAATTAGTTGATGTTGTTAAAGAATTTCAAGACAAAACAGTTCTACACAGCATTAACTTAAAAATCAAACGTGGTGAATTTGTTACATTGTTAGGACCTTCAGGTTCTGGAAAAACAACAATTTTAAGATTATTAGGTGGTTTTGAATGAGCCACACGTGGAGAAATTAAATTTGATGGATATGACATCAAAGACTTAGAACCACATAGACGTAATGTGTCTACTATTTTTCAAGACTATGCACTATTTCCACATTTAAACGTTCATGGAAACATTGAATACGGACTAAAACTAAAAAGAGTGCCAAGAGAAGAAATTAATTCTAAATATGTTGAAAAATTAGAATTAATGAAGCAAAAATGAACAGCTAAAGCTAAAGCAAAAATGCACGCTTTAGATTTATTACAAGAAAAATATGAAACTGAACTAGAATCGTTAAAACCAGGTACTTTCCAATACCGTCGTCGCCAAAATTGACTAGATGATTCAGACTTTAAATATTCATATTGAGAAAACTATGTAAATCAAAAAGTTGAAGCTTTCAGAAATGCTCACTTCATGCGTAAAATGACAAAAGATGAGCGTGAAGCTAAAATTAACAAAATTATTGAATTAGTTGGTTTAAAAGGAAATGAAACTAAAAACATTTCCGAATTATCTGGTGGAATGAAACAGCGTGTTGCATTAGCTAGATCTTTAGTTATTGAACCAGAAATTTTATTACTAGATGAACCGCTATCAGCGCTTGATGCCAAAATTAGAAAAAGAATGCAAGTTTTACTAAGAAGCATTCAACAAGAATTAGGTTTAACATTTGTTTTTGTTACTCACGATCAAGATGAAGCGTTAGAACTATCAGATAGAATTGCGGTTATGCGTGATGGATTAATTGAGCAATATGATACTCCAAAACACATCTATGACTATCCTGTAAATATTTGAGTAGCTAAATTTATCGGAGATTCAAATATTTTTGATGCAACATTTGCTAAATCAGGAAGAGTAAAATTATTTAACAAAGAATTTAAAACAGTTCATGATCCAGAAGAATTCGGTTCTGAAACTGTTTTAGATGCTTTAATTAGACCTGAAGATATTGACATTACTGTTAATCCAACAAATGTTGAAGACAAATTAGTCGGAACAATTGAAGATATTTCATATCGTGGAAGTTATTACTATTTAACTGTTAAATTATTAACTGGCGAAATTATTTATGTAGAAACTGCTAAGAAATTTGAACTTGATGAAAAAGTTTATTTAAGTTGAACAATTGATTCAATTCACTTAATGAAAAAAGACTCTAAGTGAGATTATTCAAATAATGATTTTCAAAATTAA
- a CDS encoding diadenylate cyclase, with product MSDFLIIYILIGVLLFMLVGILAILLYPIIMNFYLNRIKKTKFERMGQSSQIRLINQLRESVEHFSRNKVGALITIENNDNIDSLRTDGVLVNANISSSLLISIFNKNSPLHDGAVVIRDNKIYYAATFYKITRKSVDSKFGSRHRAAIGISEQCDATTVVVSEEDGGIKIIKGDTIESVQLDQFQEQLIKYLKEQ from the coding sequence ATGTCAGACTTTTTAATTATTTATATTTTAATCGGAGTATTATTGTTCATGCTAGTTGGGATTTTAGCTATTTTGCTATATCCAATTATCATGAACTTTTATTTAAACCGAATTAAGAAAACTAAATTCGAAAGAATGGGACAAAGCAGTCAAATCAGACTTATTAACCAATTAAGAGAAAGTGTTGAACACTTTTCTCGTAATAAAGTAGGGGCTTTAATAACAATCGAAAACAATGATAATATTGATAGTTTAAGAACAGATGGTGTATTAGTTAATGCTAATATTTCTTCATCACTGCTAATTTCAATTTTCAATAAAAACTCACCACTTCATGATGGTGCGGTAGTTATAAGAGATAATAAAATTTACTATGCTGCCACATTTTATAAAATCACAAGAAAAAGTGTTGATTCAAAATTTGGTTCACGTCACCGCGCAGCAATTGGAATTTCTGAACAATGTGATGCAACTACTGTTGTAGTTTCAGAAGAAGATGGTGGAATTAAAATCATCAAAGGTGACACAATCGAATCGGTTCAATTAGATCAGTTTCAAGAACAACTAATTAAATACCTGAAGGAGCAATAA
- the rbfA gene encoding 30S ribosome-binding factor RbfA: MNSVSLKRKESEALGLVSNILNYNITNVNVIDPVVMDVSLSNDLSHLKVYVSLYQNEAKGIEALNNAAGYVRSVFAKSVNWRKVPQIHFYLDEVSKNGLKIDKILHDINSETK, translated from the coding sequence ATGAATTCAGTTAGTTTAAAAAGAAAAGAATCTGAAGCCTTAGGCTTAGTTTCTAATATCTTAAATTACAACATTACCAATGTTAATGTTATTGATCCAGTTGTGATGGATGTTTCGCTTTCAAATGATTTATCACATTTAAAAGTTTATGTTTCTTTATATCAAAATGAAGCAAAGGGCATTGAGGCTTTAAATAATGCAGCAGGATATGTTAGATCCGTTTTTGCTAAATCAGTTAATTGAAGAAAAGTGCCTCAAATTCATTTTTATTTAGATGAAGTTTCAAAAAACGGGCTTAAGATAGATAAAATACTACATGACATCAATTCTGAAACAAAATAG